Proteins from a single region of Thermococcus sp. CX2:
- the fni gene encoding type 2 isopentenyl-diphosphate Delta-isomerase, with the protein MEVFDKEELTVIRKFEHIEHCLKRNVQAHVSNGFEDVHFVHMSLPEIDKDEIDLSVEFLGRKFDYPIMIAGMTGGTKGSQLAGKINKTLAKAAQELNIPMGVGSQRAMIRKPETWESYYVRDVAPDVFLVGNLGAPQFAETMPDRYGIEEALKAVETIQADALAIHMNPLQESVQPEGDTQYRGVLKALAELKAEFPYPIIAKETGAGVSMEVAIRLESIGIDAIDVGGLGGTSWSGVEYYRAKDEMGKNLALKFWDWGIKTAISVAEVRYATELPIIATGGMRDGITMAKALAMGATFAGVALPLLRPAVKGDVEGVIKVLERYIEEIRNTMFLIGARNVEELRKVPLVITGFTREWLEQRIDLPAYLRDRRI; encoded by the coding sequence GTGGAAGTTTTCGATAAGGAGGAGCTCACCGTAATCAGGAAGTTCGAGCATATAGAGCACTGCCTCAAGAGGAACGTTCAGGCTCATGTCAGCAATGGTTTTGAGGACGTACACTTCGTCCACATGAGCCTGCCTGAAATTGACAAGGATGAAATCGACCTCAGCGTCGAATTCCTTGGCAGGAAATTTGACTACCCGATAATGATAGCCGGCATGACCGGCGGAACGAAGGGCTCTCAGCTCGCCGGAAAGATAAACAAGACCCTGGCAAAGGCGGCTCAGGAGCTGAACATCCCCATGGGCGTCGGAAGTCAGAGGGCTATGATAAGGAAGCCGGAAACGTGGGAGAGCTACTACGTTAGAGACGTCGCTCCCGACGTTTTCCTAGTTGGCAACCTCGGCGCTCCTCAGTTCGCCGAGACGATGCCCGATAGATATGGGATTGAGGAAGCACTGAAGGCAGTCGAGACAATTCAGGCCGATGCTCTGGCGATACACATGAATCCCCTCCAGGAAAGCGTCCAGCCTGAGGGTGACACACAGTACCGCGGAGTGCTGAAGGCCCTGGCCGAGCTGAAGGCGGAGTTCCCCTACCCGATAATCGCCAAGGAAACCGGCGCGGGTGTTTCAATGGAGGTCGCGATAAGGCTCGAGAGCATTGGAATAGACGCGATTGACGTCGGCGGCCTCGGCGGAACCAGCTGGAGCGGCGTCGAGTACTACCGTGCCAAGGACGAGATGGGCAAAAACCTGGCCCTGAAGTTCTGGGACTGGGGCATAAAGACCGCCATAAGCGTGGCTGAAGTCAGATACGCCACCGAGCTGCCGATTATAGCCACGGGGGGAATGCGCGACGGAATAACGATGGCGAAGGCACTAGCGATGGGAGCCACCTTCGCCGGCGTTGCCCTGCCCCTGCTCAGACCAGCGGTCAAGGGCGACGTTGAGGGCGTCATCAAGGTGCTGGAGCGCTACATCGAGGAGATAAGGAACACCATGTTCCTCATCGGTGCCAGAAACGTCGAGGAACTGAGGAAGGTTCCGCTTGTTATAACAGGCTTCACAAGGGAGTGGCTCGAGCAGAGGATTGACCTGCCTGCTTACCTGCGGGACAGGCGGATTTAA